The following coding sequences lie in one Megalodesulfovibrio gigas DSM 1382 = ATCC 19364 genomic window:
- a CDS encoding helix-turn-helix transcriptional regulator yields MNRVDRLLALILFLQSRRAATAEEIAQHFNLSVRTIYRDMRALGEAGVPLAAEAGVGYALIKGFHLPPVNFTTAEAGALATSRMLLQRAADPTLLAHMDAALMKIDAVLSPASRLQLERLLHGLGTTAALPTPPQADLASLQQALAQRRVLRFLYQGHAQPNAMERMVEPHGLLFYLDRWHLIAWCRQRHAFRDFRTDRMRNLELLDASFTPREGFSSLAYIREQMPAPALRATVRFHAAVADRARREWWPGIEAEHPAGHHCSDLVLKAVDWDQLAGWLLSFGTDVTVLDPPH; encoded by the coding sequence GTGAACAGAGTTGACCGGCTCCTGGCCCTGATTCTCTTCCTGCAGTCCCGCCGCGCGGCCACGGCGGAAGAAATAGCGCAGCACTTCAACCTGAGCGTGCGGACCATCTACCGCGACATGCGCGCCCTGGGCGAGGCCGGCGTGCCGCTTGCCGCCGAGGCCGGGGTCGGCTACGCTCTGATCAAGGGCTTCCACCTCCCCCCCGTCAACTTCACCACCGCCGAAGCCGGGGCCCTGGCCACCAGCCGGATGCTGCTCCAACGGGCCGCGGACCCGACCCTCCTGGCCCATATGGACGCCGCCCTGATGAAGATCGACGCCGTGCTCTCTCCGGCCTCCCGGCTGCAGCTGGAGCGATTGCTGCACGGCCTGGGCACGACTGCCGCCCTGCCGACTCCGCCCCAGGCCGACCTGGCCAGCCTGCAGCAGGCCCTGGCTCAACGCCGGGTGTTGCGGTTCCTCTATCAAGGCCATGCCCAGCCCAACGCCATGGAACGCATGGTGGAACCGCACGGCCTGCTTTTTTACCTGGACCGCTGGCACCTCATTGCCTGGTGCCGCCAGCGGCACGCGTTCCGCGACTTCCGCACCGACCGCATGCGCAATCTTGAATTGCTGGACGCCAGCTTCACGCCTCGCGAAGGCTTCTCCTCCCTTGCCTACATCCGCGAGCAGATGCCCGCGCCGGCCCTGCGGGCGACGGTGCGGTTTCACGCTGCCGTCGCCGACCGCGCCCGCAGGGAATGGTGGCCCGGCATCGAGGCCGAGCATCCTGCCGGCCACCACTGCAGCGACCTGGTCCTGAAGGCCGTGGACTGGGACCAGCTGGCCGGATGGCTGCTTTCCTTCGGGACCGACGTGACCGTGCTCGACCCGCCGCAC
- a CDS encoding ATP-binding protein, with product MIQQLHVNNFGPLTEIAWKDLGAINLVLGCNGSGKTFLLKALYAAMRVLEMHRRGNDITPLNKLLFEKLYWTFQVDKLGELVAKNAEAPLAFKILLDDGRFAYSFGRETTRQIGNVHSTVPRREHNAVFLPAKEVLSLHHIILKSREQDAVFGFDDTYLDLARALMSPPTKGKNYKEFATARTDLEQLIGGKVVFDNTANVWRYRKGNAQFNIGVAAEGVKKVAILDTLLGNRYLSRQSVVFIDEPESALHPAAISRFLDIVAALAQGGIQFFLSSHSYFVVKKLFLLAQEKHLSIPVLSLEEEGSAMDDLLEGMPENAIINESIRLYEEEMDLALR from the coding sequence ATGATTCAGCAACTGCATGTAAACAATTTCGGCCCCCTGACTGAGATCGCCTGGAAGGATTTAGGGGCAATAAATCTGGTGCTCGGGTGCAATGGCAGCGGCAAGACCTTTTTGCTCAAGGCGTTGTATGCAGCAATGCGCGTCCTGGAGATGCACCGGCGCGGCAACGATATTACACCGCTGAACAAGTTGTTGTTTGAGAAGCTCTACTGGACGTTTCAGGTGGACAAGCTCGGCGAGCTGGTGGCCAAAAACGCAGAGGCGCCGCTTGCATTCAAAATTCTGCTTGATGACGGCAGATTTGCCTATTCCTTCGGCAGGGAGACAACACGGCAAATCGGTAATGTGCACAGCACGGTGCCGCGCCGGGAGCACAACGCCGTCTTTTTGCCGGCAAAAGAAGTGCTTTCTCTGCACCATATCATTCTGAAATCCCGTGAGCAGGATGCCGTATTCGGCTTTGACGACACATATCTCGATCTTGCCCGGGCGCTGATGTCGCCACCCACAAAGGGAAAAAATTACAAGGAGTTTGCCACGGCGCGCACGGATCTGGAGCAGCTCATCGGCGGTAAGGTCGTTTTCGACAACACTGCCAATGTGTGGCGGTACCGCAAGGGTAACGCGCAATTCAACATTGGTGTTGCCGCGGAGGGTGTCAAAAAAGTCGCCATTCTGGATACGCTGCTGGGGAATCGGTATCTGTCCCGACAATCTGTGGTGTTCATCGACGAGCCAGAGTCGGCCTTGCACCCCGCCGCCATTTCAAGGTTTCTCGACATCGTCGCGGCCTTGGCGCAAGGCGGGATACAATTCTTTCTGTCAAGCCATTCGTATTTTGTAGTGAAGAAACTGTTCCTCCTTGCCCAGGAAAAGCACCTCTCCATTCCCGTGCTTTCGTTGGAGGAGGAAGGTTCGGCGATGGACGACTTGCTGGAAGGCATGCCTGAAAATGCCATCATCAATGAATCCATCCGGCTGTATGAAGAAGAAATGGACCTTGCTTTGCGATGA
- the thiE gene encoding thiamine phosphate synthase, with translation MKPIVDYRVYLVTDRALCLGRDLLDVVAAAVQGGVTLVQLREKHAGGREFVELGRALKDLLDPHRIPLLVNDRVDVAQAIGAAGVHVGQSDIPYADVRRILGPDAIIGLSVDTMEQALAAPDLDQVAGGAGIGPDYLGVGPIFPTATKLDAGEAWGLEKLTALRRQTHQTLVGIGGITVANAAAVMRAGADGVAVVSAIVSAPDPAAAARELLDAVEAARV, from the coding sequence ATGAAGCCCATCGTTGACTATCGTGTCTATCTCGTGACCGACCGCGCCCTGTGCCTGGGCCGGGACCTGCTGGATGTGGTGGCCGCAGCCGTGCAAGGCGGCGTGACCCTGGTGCAGCTGCGCGAAAAACACGCCGGCGGCCGCGAGTTCGTGGAGTTGGGCCGGGCACTGAAGGACCTGCTGGACCCGCACCGCATCCCGCTCCTGGTGAACGACCGCGTGGACGTGGCCCAGGCCATCGGCGCGGCCGGGGTGCATGTGGGCCAGTCTGACATCCCGTATGCCGACGTGCGCCGCATCCTGGGGCCGGATGCCATCATCGGCCTGTCCGTGGACACCATGGAACAGGCCCTGGCAGCGCCGGATCTGGATCAGGTGGCCGGCGGCGCAGGCATCGGGCCGGATTATCTGGGCGTGGGACCAATCTTCCCCACCGCCACCAAACTGGACGCCGGCGAGGCCTGGGGGCTGGAAAAGCTGACGGCCCTGCGCCGCCAGACGCATCAGACACTTGTCGGCATCGGCGGCATCACGGTGGCCAACGCCGCGGCGGTGATGCGCGCCGGCGCAGACGGCGTGGCTGTGGTCAGCGCCATCGTCAGCGCCCCGGACCCGGCGGCCGCGGCCCGGGAACTGCTGGACGCGGTGGAAGCCGCCAGGGTGTAA
- a CDS encoding zinc-ribbon domain-containing protein: MRITCTSCNRELSVPDNKLPDAPRFKIKCPQCRKEIVVERMDKLDHSFTSASFDVSGVVEPEVFPPGARVAFLLIGEKSWRNAALAWLNAEKYYQSTASTAHEAMLKLRLNDYQLVMIEDREDYQSVLAEIATWPGLRRRTVNLVLLGHDAASLDPQISFRRGVNTYLSLADAARCAELMDSVLKGYEMYYQYLRLAHEQAMG, translated from the coding sequence ATGCGAATTACCTGCACCAGTTGCAACCGCGAACTCAGTGTCCCGGACAACAAGCTCCCGGACGCGCCGCGTTTCAAGATCAAGTGCCCGCAATGCAGGAAGGAAATTGTCGTCGAGCGCATGGACAAGCTGGACCATTCCTTCACCAGCGCCTCCTTTGACGTCAGCGGCGTGGTGGAGCCGGAAGTCTTCCCCCCCGGCGCGCGGGTGGCCTTTTTGCTCATCGGGGAAAAATCCTGGCGCAACGCCGCCTTGGCTTGGCTCAATGCGGAGAAGTATTACCAGTCCACCGCCTCCACCGCCCATGAGGCCATGCTCAAGCTGCGACTGAACGACTACCAGCTGGTGATGATCGAGGACCGGGAGGACTACCAGAGCGTGCTGGCGGAAATTGCCACCTGGCCGGGCCTGCGCCGGCGCACGGTGAATCTGGTGCTTCTTGGCCACGACGCCGCCAGCCTGGACCCGCAAATCTCCTTCCGCCGCGGGGTGAACACGTACCTGAGCCTGGCAGACGCCGCCCGCTGTGCCGAACTCATGGACAGCGTGCTCAAAGGCTACGAGATGTACTACCAGTACCTGCGCCTTGCCCATGAACAGGCGATGGGGTAG
- the thiM gene encoding hydroxyethylthiazole kinase, with protein sequence MPVTCTPSAVFADLEAIRSRGPFVVSITNYVVANTTANALLALGASPAMTHARKEVAEMTALCQALVINLGTVTDAYVEAIPPAWESAQAHKVPVVLDPVAAGATALRRDLTRTLLRRYIPAIIRGNASEILFCAGEQSTAKGPDSLQQTADAEDAALRLARDKRCTVCVSGEVDFLTDGVRALRLFNGHALMPRVTGLGCTATAVCAAFAAVQPDPFLAACHAMAVMGIAGEMAAEKSAGPGTLQLHFYDCLYAMQAADIAARLRQEVVA encoded by the coding sequence ATGCCCGTCACTTGCACTCCGTCCGCCGTGTTTGCCGATCTGGAAGCCATCCGCAGCCGTGGCCCTTTCGTCGTTTCCATCACCAATTACGTGGTCGCCAACACCACGGCCAACGCCCTGCTGGCCCTGGGCGCCTCCCCGGCCATGACCCACGCCCGCAAGGAAGTGGCGGAAATGACCGCCCTGTGTCAGGCTCTGGTAATCAATCTGGGCACCGTGACCGATGCCTATGTGGAAGCCATCCCCCCGGCCTGGGAATCGGCCCAGGCCCACAAGGTGCCCGTGGTGCTGGACCCCGTGGCCGCCGGCGCCACGGCCCTGCGACGCGACCTGACCCGCACCCTGCTGCGGCGCTACATCCCGGCCATCATCCGCGGCAACGCCAGCGAGATCCTCTTCTGCGCCGGCGAACAAAGCACCGCCAAGGGACCGGACTCCCTGCAGCAGACCGCCGATGCCGAAGACGCCGCCCTGCGCCTGGCCCGGGACAAGCGCTGCACTGTGTGCGTGAGCGGGGAAGTGGATTTTCTGACAGACGGCGTCCGCGCCCTGCGGCTCTTCAACGGCCACGCCCTCATGCCCCGCGTCACCGGCCTGGGCTGCACGGCCACGGCCGTGTGCGCCGCCTTTGCCGCGGTGCAGCCGGATCCCTTCCTGGCCGCCTGCCACGCCATGGCCGTGATGGGCATTGCCGGGGAGATGGCCGCGGAAAAATCCGCCGGTCCCGGCACCTTGCAACTGCATTTCTACGACTGCCTCTACGCCATGCAGGCGGCGGACATCGCCGCCCGGCTGCGGCAGGAAGTCGTGGCGTAA
- a CDS encoding MTH1187 family thiamine-binding protein — translation MSVIVNLAIFPLDQGPELVTAVSRAVAIIRQSGLPCQLGPMGTAIEGEYDEVMAVVKACHDALRAHSSRVYMNMAVDSREGPAGRLQQKVQDVETLLQQG, via the coding sequence GTGAGCGTCATCGTCAATCTTGCCATTTTTCCGCTGGATCAAGGTCCCGAACTGGTCACGGCCGTGAGCCGCGCCGTGGCCATCATCCGTCAAAGCGGCCTGCCCTGCCAGCTTGGCCCCATGGGCACGGCCATTGAGGGCGAATACGACGAGGTGATGGCCGTGGTCAAAGCCTGCCACGATGCCCTGCGCGCCCACAGCTCCCGCGTGTACATGAACATGGCCGTGGACTCCCGCGAAGGGCCGGCCGGCCGCCTGCAGCAGAAGGTGCAGGATGTGGAAACCCTGCTGCAACAAGGATAA
- a CDS encoding type IV pilus twitching motility protein PilT, translating to MAQIDAFFKMLHEHGGSDLHLSSGSQPIIRLQGELQRVKYKMMDHESLKKLLYEITPENKIKEFEESGDIDFSYEVPNLARYRVNFYLQSRGIAAAFREIPETILTTEQLGLPPLLNQLALLPKGLVLVTGPTGSGKSTTLAAIIDYANRIRKDHILSIEDPIEFVHQPKNCLINQREVGRDTKSFSAALRGALREDPDIILVGEMRDLETVSLALEAAETGHLVFSTLHTISASKTVDRIIEVFPGDRQGQIRSALAESLRAVIAQTLFKRIDRSGRVAALEILICVPSVRNLIRDNKTYQLNSVIETGKNYGMQTLDDEIMKLVRRNIIDPNDAYNKAVEKRKFKEFLTRPPEDFTEMGGPESGSESKLRNR from the coding sequence ATGGCTCAAATAGACGCATTTTTCAAGATGCTGCACGAACATGGCGGCTCGGACCTGCACCTTTCCTCGGGGTCGCAGCCCATCATCCGCCTGCAGGGCGAACTGCAGCGGGTGAAGTACAAGATGATGGATCACGAGAGCCTGAAGAAGCTGCTCTACGAGATCACTCCGGAAAACAAGATCAAGGAGTTCGAGGAAAGCGGCGACATCGACTTCAGCTATGAAGTCCCCAATCTGGCCCGCTACCGCGTGAACTTCTACCTGCAGAGCCGGGGCATTGCCGCGGCCTTCCGCGAGATTCCGGAAACCATCCTCACCACGGAACAGCTGGGGCTGCCGCCGCTGCTGAACCAGCTGGCGCTGCTGCCCAAGGGGCTGGTGCTGGTGACAGGCCCCACGGGCTCGGGCAAGTCCACCACCCTGGCAGCCATCATCGACTACGCCAACCGCATCCGCAAGGATCATATCCTTTCCATCGAAGACCCCATCGAATTCGTGCACCAGCCCAAGAACTGCCTTATCAACCAGCGCGAAGTGGGGCGGGACACCAAGAGCTTTTCCGCCGCCCTGCGCGGTGCCTTGCGCGAGGACCCGGACATCATCCTCGTGGGCGAAATGCGCGACCTGGAAACCGTGAGCCTGGCCCTGGAGGCCGCGGAAACCGGCCACCTGGTCTTCTCCACCCTGCACACCATTTCGGCCTCCAAGACCGTGGACCGCATCATCGAGGTCTTTCCCGGGGACCGGCAGGGGCAGATCCGCAGCGCCCTGGCCGAGTCCTTGCGGGCGGTCATCGCGCAGACGCTGTTCAAGCGCATCGACCGGTCCGGCCGTGTGGCGGCGCTGGAAATTCTCATCTGCGTGCCCTCGGTGCGAAACCTCATCCGCGACAACAAGACGTACCAGCTGAACTCGGTTATCGAAACCGGCAAGAACTACGGCATGCAGACTCTGGACGACGAGATCATGAAGCTGGTGCGCCGCAACATCATCGACCCCAACGACGCCTACAACAAGGCCGTGGAAAAGCGCAAATTCAAGGAATTCCTCACCCGGCCGCCGGAAGACTTCACGGAAATGGGCGGTCCGGAATCGGGGAGCGAAAGCAAGCTGCGCAACCGTTAA
- the tssH gene encoding type VI secretion system ATPase TssH, with protein MIVDVKLLLERCSAQLTEAMQEAAALASGQAHGEVLPEHLFLAMCSTPETDLLAILDAWRMDAAAFAGLLERSLEALPSGTTGRPVISHELVSLLQKAWLVGSLEFQAEKIRTGFVLLAQARLLRQDPGRTMQQPRNGWMRPLRAIALDSLRQRFKDIVAGKSREEDAASAADGAAGPVPGTGESLQKYCVDLTERARRGEIDPVFGREDAMRRIVDILARRRKNNPLLVGDAGVGKTAVVEGLALRLVEAEAQGFDASGLPVMLKGVRILALDMGALEAGAGLKGEFEERLKAVVEDLKALETPAILFIDEAHTLIGAGGRPGADAANFLKPTLARGEIKLVAATTWSEHKRVFSRDPALSRRFQPVPLEEPSLETTVEILRGLKSRYEADHRVTVRDDAVVAAAKFASRYIPDRFLPDKAVDLLDTAAARVKVSLTSKPAALEQVEQHILDLRRRIEALTRDKSHGLTVDEDALTRAWHELKELKTQAWTYSDRWRAEQQLVEQLIEIRSRLQQERTEMGMPREATRQEAMLLLGQLNELQHGAPLVRHEVDPEMVAQVVHEWTGIPLASILQDQYAAVLQLEQALHSRVKGQGHALEIIIKEIQAAASGLKDESSPMAVFLLAGPSGVGKTETARALAELLFGGEQSLVLLNMGEYSEKHSVSRLIGSPPGYVGYGEGGVLTEAVRRRPHALVLLDEAEKAHPEVLNLFHQVFEQGMLSDAEGRPVDFRNVLFILTTNAGAEAVLTEPGLRELTTVQRAERLQAAVWPSLREAYSASLLSRMTVAVFAPLETEALAEVAERKLARLAAQALVNGAFVLQIAPEAPLALAARCWDPESGARSLDRLLHAEVLPRLAAAALSLKAAGQHRAALTLTVDAQGAVSIMHRAQPVPNSGQVWAAPVSPVSPVPPVSPVPPVSAAADELSDSAGGGESYDVVFSAGSGPAE; from the coding sequence ATGATTGTAGACGTCAAACTCCTTTTGGAACGCTGTTCCGCACAACTCACGGAAGCCATGCAGGAAGCCGCGGCCCTGGCCAGCGGGCAGGCCCATGGCGAGGTGCTGCCAGAGCACCTGTTCCTGGCCATGTGCAGCACCCCGGAGACGGATCTGCTGGCCATCCTGGACGCCTGGCGCATGGATGCCGCCGCCTTTGCCGGGCTGCTGGAACGCAGTCTGGAGGCCCTGCCCTCGGGCACAACCGGCCGGCCGGTCATCTCGCACGAACTGGTCTCTCTGTTGCAAAAAGCCTGGCTGGTGGGCAGCCTGGAGTTTCAGGCGGAGAAGATCCGCACCGGCTTCGTGCTTCTGGCCCAGGCCCGGCTGCTGCGCCAGGATCCCGGCCGCACCATGCAGCAGCCCCGCAACGGCTGGATGCGTCCCCTGCGGGCCATAGCCCTGGATTCCCTGCGGCAACGGTTCAAGGACATCGTGGCCGGGAAGTCCCGGGAGGAAGACGCCGCCTCGGCGGCTGACGGCGCTGCCGGCCCTGTGCCCGGCACCGGCGAGAGCCTGCAGAAATACTGTGTGGACCTGACCGAGCGCGCCCGCCGCGGCGAGATCGATCCCGTCTTCGGCCGCGAGGACGCCATGCGCCGCATCGTGGACATCCTGGCCCGCCGCCGCAAGAACAATCCCCTGCTGGTGGGCGATGCCGGCGTGGGCAAGACAGCCGTGGTGGAGGGCCTGGCCCTGCGGCTGGTGGAGGCCGAGGCGCAAGGCTTCGATGCCTCGGGCCTGCCCGTCATGCTCAAGGGCGTGCGCATCCTGGCCCTGGACATGGGGGCCCTGGAAGCCGGCGCAGGCCTCAAAGGCGAGTTCGAAGAACGGCTCAAGGCCGTGGTGGAGGACCTGAAGGCCCTGGAAACACCGGCCATCCTGTTCATCGACGAAGCCCACACCCTCATCGGCGCGGGCGGACGTCCCGGCGCCGATGCCGCCAATTTTCTCAAGCCCACCCTGGCCCGCGGCGAAATCAAGCTCGTGGCCGCCACCACCTGGAGCGAGCACAAGCGGGTCTTCAGCCGCGATCCGGCCCTCTCCCGTCGCTTCCAGCCCGTGCCGCTGGAGGAACCCAGCCTGGAGACCACCGTGGAGATTCTGCGGGGGCTCAAGTCCAGGTATGAGGCGGATCACCGCGTCACCGTGCGCGACGATGCCGTGGTGGCTGCGGCCAAGTTCGCCAGCCGCTACATCCCGGATCGCTTTCTGCCGGACAAGGCCGTGGACCTCCTGGATACCGCCGCGGCCCGCGTCAAGGTCAGCCTCACCTCCAAGCCTGCAGCCCTGGAGCAGGTGGAGCAGCACATCCTGGATCTGCGCCGGCGTATCGAGGCCCTGACCCGGGACAAAAGCCATGGCCTGACCGTGGACGAGGACGCCCTGACCCGCGCCTGGCACGAGCTCAAGGAGCTCAAGACCCAGGCCTGGACCTATTCGGATCGCTGGCGCGCCGAGCAACAGCTGGTGGAGCAGCTCATCGAAATCCGCAGCCGGCTGCAGCAGGAGCGCACGGAGATGGGCATGCCCCGGGAGGCCACCCGGCAGGAAGCCATGCTGCTCCTGGGCCAGCTCAACGAGCTGCAACATGGTGCGCCACTGGTGCGCCACGAGGTGGACCCCGAAATGGTGGCCCAGGTGGTGCACGAGTGGACGGGCATTCCCCTGGCCAGCATCCTGCAGGATCAATACGCCGCCGTGCTGCAGCTGGAGCAGGCCCTGCACTCGCGCGTCAAGGGGCAGGGGCATGCGCTGGAGATCATCATCAAGGAAATCCAGGCCGCGGCCTCGGGCCTCAAGGACGAGTCCTCGCCCATGGCCGTGTTCCTGCTGGCTGGTCCCAGCGGCGTGGGCAAGACGGAGACCGCCCGCGCCCTGGCCGAGCTGCTCTTCGGCGGCGAACAGTCCCTGGTGCTGCTGAACATGGGCGAATACAGCGAAAAGCACAGCGTCAGCCGGCTCATCGGCTCCCCGCCGGGCTATGTGGGCTACGGTGAAGGTGGCGTGCTGACGGAAGCCGTCCGCCGTCGGCCGCATGCCCTGGTGCTTCTGGACGAGGCCGAAAAGGCGCATCCCGAAGTGCTGAATCTCTTCCACCAGGTCTTCGAGCAGGGGATGCTGTCGGATGCCGAGGGCCGTCCTGTGGACTTCCGCAACGTCCTGTTCATCCTCACCACCAATGCCGGTGCCGAAGCCGTGCTCACCGAGCCGGGACTGCGGGAACTCACCACCGTGCAGCGGGCCGAGCGGCTTCAGGCTGCAGTGTGGCCCTCCTTGCGGGAAGCCTATTCCGCCTCGCTGCTGTCTCGCATGACCGTGGCCGTGTTTGCGCCCCTGGAAACCGAGGCCCTGGCCGAAGTGGCCGAGCGCAAGCTGGCCCGGCTGGCCGCCCAGGCCCTGGTGAATGGCGCATTCGTGCTGCAGATTGCCCCGGAAGCGCCCCTGGCCCTGGCCGCCCGCTGCTGGGATCCCGAAAGCGGCGCCCGCAGCCTGGACAGGCTGCTGCACGCCGAGGTGTTGCCCCGGCTGGCGGCGGCGGCGCTCTCCCTCAAGGCGGCAGGCCAGCACCGCGCCGCCCTGACCCTGACCGTGGACGCGCAGGGAGCCGTCTCCATCATGCATCGTGCCCAACCCGTGCCGAATTCGGGACAAGTCTGGGCGGCGCCAGTC
- a CDS encoding MBL fold metallo-hydrolase, which yields MKITYFVHDCFALEWGDRVFLFDYPEPRFHPPVMQELVRRTVADRQCIFCISHSHPDHCSEEVLALGRLCRQATYIVADDVPEMLPAFDPAVLPGCHVLEPEQTAVIEEMTVQTLESTDLGVGYLLTWQGRRVWFGGDVAHWDWPLLDAASRHFARQHFDAVLAALAAQPLHLAFANADPRLENFSGALALLKEANPAYFVPMHAFGDPRRLRLFQDAARGEGGRTADTCFCYEQPGDVWTIPD from the coding sequence ATGAAAATCACCTACTTTGTCCACGATTGTTTTGCCCTGGAGTGGGGGGATCGGGTGTTCCTGTTCGATTATCCCGAGCCGCGGTTTCATCCTCCCGTCATGCAGGAGCTCGTGCGCCGCACCGTGGCGGATCGGCAGTGCATCTTCTGCATTTCCCACAGCCATCCTGATCATTGTTCGGAAGAAGTGCTGGCCCTGGGCCGGCTGTGCCGGCAGGCCACGTACATCGTTGCCGATGATGTGCCGGAGATGCTGCCAGCCTTCGATCCCGCCGTGCTCCCCGGGTGCCATGTGCTGGAGCCGGAGCAGACGGCCGTCATCGAGGAGATGACCGTGCAGACGTTGGAAAGCACGGACCTGGGCGTGGGCTATCTGCTGACCTGGCAGGGCCGGCGGGTCTGGTTCGGCGGGGATGTGGCGCATTGGGACTGGCCGCTGCTGGACGCCGCATCCCGGCATTTTGCGCGTCAGCATTTCGATGCGGTGCTGGCCGCGCTGGCCGCGCAACCCCTGCACCTGGCCTTCGCCAATGCCGATCCGCGGCTGGAGAACTTTTCCGGAGCCCTGGCATTGCTAAAAGAGGCGAATCCGGCATACTTTGTTCCCATGCACGCCTTCGGCGATCCCCGGCGGCTGCGGCTGTTCCAGGACGCAGCCCGGGGGGAGGGCGGTCGCACGGCTGACACATGCTTCTGCTATGAGCAGCCGGGCGATGTGTGGACCATTCCCGACTGA
- a CDS encoding type IV pilus twitching motility protein PilT, whose protein sequence is MLRAQLDHIIAQVLDFQPETSDIHFAAFKKLQAEVHGKLMDVPLRPELGALQPFQTEAVAFALMGQNMRLYRDLMERGSCDLAYSLTGRARFRVNVFSQSGSLSIVMRQLSSQIPTIDQLKLPILFKDMSRERFGLILVTGATGSGKSTSLAALIDEINDTLPVHIVTLEDPVEYKHNHKKALINQRELGLDFDDFTSGLRAALRQAPKVILVGEMRDRDTVEIALSAAETGHLVLGTLHTADTGQTVNRVIGMFELAEERLIRNRLAESLKYVVSQRLLQRVGGGRVAAFEILRKNLRITELIVNGETEEKTFYKVLQTSDAYGMITFDQYIMGLYTKGLITEETAMLAGSDKAVLGQMIDKVKSARGEKVTDIEGLTIDEEYDATIKP, encoded by the coding sequence ATGCTCAGAGCGCAACTGGATCACATCATCGCCCAGGTGCTGGATTTTCAGCCGGAAACTTCGGACATCCACTTTGCCGCCTTCAAAAAGCTGCAGGCCGAAGTCCACGGCAAGCTCATGGACGTGCCCCTGCGGCCGGAGTTGGGGGCGTTGCAGCCCTTTCAGACGGAAGCCGTGGCATTTGCCCTCATGGGGCAGAACATGCGGCTGTACCGCGATCTGATGGAGCGCGGCTCCTGCGACCTTGCCTATTCCCTGACCGGCCGGGCGCGGTTCCGCGTGAACGTCTTCAGCCAGTCCGGCTCGTTGTCCATCGTCATGCGGCAGCTTTCCAGCCAGATCCCCACTATCGATCAACTCAAGCTGCCCATCCTCTTCAAGGACATGAGCCGGGAGCGCTTCGGCCTCATCCTGGTCACCGGGGCCACGGGCTCGGGCAAGTCCACCTCCCTGGCCGCCCTCATCGACGAAATCAACGACACCCTGCCCGTGCACATCGTCACCCTGGAAGATCCCGTCGAATACAAGCACAACCACAAGAAAGCGCTCATTAACCAGCGCGAGCTGGGCCTGGACTTCGACGACTTCACCTCCGGCCTGCGCGCCGCCCTGCGCCAGGCCCCCAAGGTGATTCTGGTGGGTGAAATGCGCGACCGCGATACCGTGGAAATCGCCCTGTCCGCCGCGGAAACCGGCCACCTGGTGCTTGGTACCCTGCACACGGCCGATACGGGGCAGACGGTGAACCGCGTCATCGGCATGTTCGAGCTGGCCGAGGAGCGGCTCATCCGCAACCGGCTGGCGGAATCGCTCAAGTATGTTGTGTCCCAGCGGCTCCTGCAGCGCGTGGGCGGCGGGCGCGTGGCGGCTTTCGAGATCCTGCGCAAGAACCTGCGCATCACCGAACTCATCGTCAACGGCGAGACCGAGGAAAAAACCTTCTACAAGGTGCTGCAGACCTCGGACGCCTACGGCATGATAACCTTCGACCAGTACATCATGGGCCTGTACACCAAGGGCCTCATCACCGAGGAAACAGCCATGCTGGCCGGCTCCGACAAGGCCGTGCTGGGGCAGATGATCGACAAGGTCAAGAGCGCACGCGGCGAGAAGGTGACGGATATCGAAGGGTTGACCATCGACGAAGAGTACGACGCCACGATCAAGCCCTGA